In Polaribacter sp. Hel_I_88, the following proteins share a genomic window:
- a CDS encoding replication protein, which produces MRYYHQSTQVPNEIFDEHLPYLNQTQLKVLLVVIRQTLGWVNPKTKQRKGQDWISISFFSKKTRLTHKSISLAIAVLVYKNLIVALDNKNQELRHPKDRRGKKRVYYAYAPLYRALKRKTCVKKLNDLSIYPPDTKQTQTKRNTIAKEGRYVRQTDAQRYQAILQKTKKNSSG; this is translated from the coding sequence ATGCGCTATTATCATCAGTCCACACAAGTTCCTAATGAAATTTTCGATGAACACCTACCCTATTTGAATCAAACCCAGTTAAAAGTGTTGCTGGTGGTCATTCGTCAAACGTTAGGCTGGGTAAACCCAAAAACAAAGCAACGCAAAGGCCAGGATTGGATTAGTATTTCGTTTTTTTCTAAAAAAACACGATTAACCCATAAATCCATATCTCTGGCAATTGCTGTTTTGGTTTATAAAAATTTAATCGTTGCATTAGATAATAAGAATCAGGAGTTAAGGCATCCAAAAGACAGACGAGGAAAGAAACGTGTTTATTACGCATATGCTCCTTTGTATAGAGCATTAAAAAGAAAGACCTGTGTAAAGAAGTTGAATGACTTGAGTATTTATCCACCTGATACAAAACAAACACAGACAAAAAGAAATACAATAGCAAAAGAGGGAAGGTACGTTCGGCAGACAGATGCACAAAGGTATCAAGCTATTTTGCAGAAAACTAAGAAAAACTCCAGCGGATAA
- a CDS encoding type IV secretory system conjugative DNA transfer family protein, translating to MPHRYEPYISYFAQTDFRDQKDVFGIYQHDRYVGMYLLGKTGAGKTNVLEVLIHQDILHSRGLALFDVSGDLVKKVHQSIPKNRQKDCVYLDTSNPNLTWGYNPLRKVAYQHRHLIASHIIETFQKIWGQQAWGIKLEHILRNVFMTLLDQEKATFSDVTRLLVDETFRLQCQQHIVAKEVKQFWTHQFPKYSKSDVLPVLNKIGSFLAIPMVKKILVDNTQQLSIQSIIDSEKIFLINLSKGTLGVDAAHLLGSLLLNSLSAAGFHRSLIEEENRKPFFIYLDEFHNFTTLSLVNMFAELRKFKIGFIVAHQYLNQLPVKIKEAVLGNIGTLICFRISYADAKYMAQEFYPIFSASDFIGLENFHIYLKLMINGKPSQPFSAKTITKNWFKKPKG from the coding sequence ATGCCTCATCGATATGAACCTTATATCTCTTATTTTGCTCAAACTGATTTTCGCGACCAAAAAGATGTTTTTGGTATCTATCAACATGATCGTTATGTGGGCATGTACCTCTTAGGTAAGACAGGCGCTGGAAAAACAAATGTATTGGAAGTGCTGATTCATCAAGATATTTTGCATTCTAGAGGTTTGGCGCTTTTTGATGTGAGTGGTGATTTGGTAAAAAAAGTGCATCAAAGCATTCCCAAAAACCGTCAAAAAGATTGTGTGTATTTGGATACTTCCAACCCTAATCTCACATGGGGTTACAATCCCCTGCGCAAAGTAGCTTACCAACACCGTCATTTGATTGCGTCTCACATCATCGAAACCTTTCAAAAAATTTGGGGACAGCAGGCCTGGGGAATCAAACTAGAACATATTCTACGTAATGTATTTATGACGTTGTTGGATCAGGAAAAAGCCACCTTTTCGGACGTGACTCGTTTGCTTGTGGATGAAACATTTCGATTACAATGCCAACAACATATTGTTGCCAAGGAAGTCAAGCAATTCTGGACACACCAATTCCCTAAATACTCTAAGTCAGATGTTTTGCCTGTTTTGAATAAAATAGGTAGTTTTTTGGCTATCCCAATGGTGAAAAAGATATTGGTCGACAATACGCAACAACTCTCTATCCAATCGATTATCGATTCAGAAAAAATCTTCTTAATTAATTTATCCAAAGGAACTTTGGGTGTTGATGCGGCTCATCTACTAGGCTCCTTGCTTTTAAATTCTTTATCCGCAGCAGGATTTCATAGGTCTTTAATTGAGGAAGAAAACCGAAAACCTTTCTTTATCTATTTAGATGAGTTTCACAATTTCACGACTCTATCACTTGTGAATATGTTTGCAGAACTGAGAAAATTTAAAATAGGGTTTATCGTGGCACACCAGTATTTGAATCAGCTTCCTGTAAAGATTAAAGAAGCTGTTTTAGGGAACATCGGAACCCTAATTTGTTTTAGAATTTCCTATGCAGATGCCAAATACATGGCGCAAGAATTCTACCCAATCTTTTCAGCCAGTGACTTTATCGGGCTTGAGAATTTTCATATCTATTTGAAGCTGATGATCAACGGAAAACCTTCCCAACCGTTCTCTGCTAAAACCATTACCAAGAATTGGTTCAAAAAACCAAAAGGCTGA
- a CDS encoding ATP-dependent endonuclease: MKLTTIKIKNFRLLKEVNINLSDELTVVVGRNNSGKTSLTELFSRLLSDKPLFRAEDFSLESVYNFWKAFQLFKEKKEYLNLVPNIQIQFIIDYTQDHNLGSLSPFIIDLNPECFEAKISAQYHIKSDRIEHIFNDIDTTIDEFEFNSNLNNLIRENFVFDLVCIDVNDEDNFRSVEFSQLKSLLRCGFVNAQRGLNDDTLSDKRGILASILEKLFINTEGSEDLDEKSIIEKIEKSVEHIQETLDGAFKEELGKLFPTFNMFGYPGLSDPNLITKTTLDAKRLLSGHTSVNYAGSRGIDLPENYNGLGSRNLIYILLQIYDYFKGYKNSPTEPGVHVIFIEEPEAHLHPQMQEVFTDQLKNIVKTFSKSFNEGRPWPIQFVLTTHSSHIANRANFKDIQYFLTQNSNESIDTQESKIKDLKNLAKNLERKNEDFLHKYLTLTNCDLFFADKVILIEGTAERLFLPLMIQKIEEANEFERNLSSQYTAIMEVGGAYSHLFFPLLDFLEIPSLIITDIDSVKKGVNNRNNACMVSKGEFTSNTGINTWAQLLDSEREGNITITELLQLDDSQKIIGKKRLAFQIAQEEDSPTGRSLEESFILANSDKFSLTGSNIEELEIEASELAKTFKKSDFALKHSIEDTDWIVPKYMEEGIIWLANQNVKSLTNHSIEEKND; encoded by the coding sequence ATGAAACTAACAACTATTAAAATTAAAAATTTTAGATTACTTAAAGAAGTGAATATTAATTTGAGTGATGAATTGACTGTCGTTGTAGGCCGTAATAACAGCGGAAAAACTTCTTTAACTGAACTTTTTAGCAGACTATTAAGTGATAAACCGCTATTTAGGGCAGAAGACTTTTCACTTGAAAGTGTATATAATTTTTGGAAAGCTTTCCAATTATTCAAGGAAAAGAAAGAATACTTAAATTTAGTACCCAATATTCAAATTCAATTTATCATTGATTATACTCAAGATCATAATCTAGGCTCCTTGAGCCCGTTTATTATTGATCTCAATCCAGAGTGTTTTGAGGCAAAAATTTCCGCCCAATACCATATAAAAAGTGATCGAATTGAACATATATTCAATGATATTGATACTACAATTGATGAATTTGAATTTAATAGCAATTTGAATAACTTAATTAGAGAAAATTTTGTGTTTGATCTTGTCTGTATAGATGTAAATGATGAAGATAACTTTCGCTCCGTTGAATTCTCACAATTAAAATCACTTCTACGATGTGGATTTGTAAATGCTCAAAGAGGATTGAATGATGATACCTTGAGCGATAAGCGTGGAATATTAGCTTCAATTCTAGAGAAACTTTTTATTAATACTGAGGGTTCAGAAGATTTAGATGAAAAAAGTATTATTGAGAAGATTGAAAAATCCGTCGAACATATACAGGAAACTTTAGATGGTGCCTTTAAAGAGGAGTTAGGGAAGCTCTTTCCAACATTTAATATGTTTGGCTACCCAGGTCTTTCAGACCCTAATTTAATAACAAAGACGACATTGGATGCAAAAAGACTTCTAAGTGGTCATACAAGCGTGAATTACGCCGGCTCTCGAGGTATCGATTTACCTGAAAACTACAACGGATTAGGTTCAAGGAATTTGATTTATATATTACTCCAAATCTATGATTACTTTAAGGGATATAAAAACAGCCCTACGGAACCTGGAGTTCATGTAATTTTTATTGAAGAACCAGAGGCTCACTTACATCCCCAAATGCAAGAAGTATTTACAGATCAGTTAAAGAATATCGTAAAAACATTTTCTAAATCTTTTAATGAAGGTCGCCCATGGCCCATTCAATTTGTACTTACTACTCATTCTTCTCACATAGCCAATAGAGCAAATTTTAAGGACATTCAATATTTCCTTACACAAAATTCAAACGAATCGATAGATACTCAAGAATCAAAAATTAAAGATCTAAAGAATTTAGCAAAAAACTTAGAGCGTAAAAATGAAGATTTTTTGCATAAGTATTTAACATTAACTAATTGTGATTTATTTTTTGCTGATAAAGTCATTCTAATAGAGGGAACAGCGGAAAGATTATTTCTGCCATTGATGATACAAAAAATTGAAGAAGCTAATGAATTTGAAAGAAATTTATCTTCGCAATACACAGCTATTATGGAGGTTGGAGGAGCATACTCTCATCTTTTTTTTCCGTTGTTAGATTTTTTGGAAATCCCGAGTCTTATCATTACTGATATCGATTCTGTCAAAAAAGGAGTTAATAATCGTAATAATGCTTGTATGGTCTCTAAGGGAGAGTTTACGAGTAATACAGGAATCAATACATGGGCACAACTCTTGGATAGTGAGCGTGAGGGTAATATTACTATTACTGAACTTCTACAATTGGATGATTCACAGAAAATTATTGGGAAAAAACGGTTGGCTTTTCAAATTGCTCAAGAAGAAGATTCTCCAACGGGAAGAAGCTTAGAAGAATCTTTCATTCTTGCAAATAGCGATAAATTTTCACTTACAGGATCAAATATTGAAGAGCTTGAAATTGAGGCTTCAGAATTAGCCAAAACTTTTAAGAAAAGTGATTTTGCCTTGAAGCATTCAATTGAAGATACTGATTGGATAGTTCCCAAATACATGGAAGAAGGAATTATATGGTTGGCTAACCAAAATGTGAAATCATTAACAAACCATAGTATTGAAGAGAAAAATGACTAA
- a CDS encoding tyrosine-type recombinase/integrase — MTIEFLLEDFCHYARYMRGVSKETECRYREKISYFAKASKITLISDVSEKTVQSFFLHGRRDKEWKISTYRTYYMTLVVFFRWCVKNNHLETNYLKDFELPKLEKSLPKKIRKEEALRLLEIAYNYPYTQKYLKYRNHAIFSLFLFAGLRKNEVLHLKLADVDVENLSIFIRMGKGNKDRIIPMDSNLAKSLNRYLIERKKSGKTCPEFFTSLNLNQGFTNSGLKLLTNKLKEASGISFTIHKLRHTFATLMLEGGCDIYSLSKMMGHSDIKTTTIYLSASAEHLREQIRKHPLNALVA; from the coding sequence ATGACTATTGAATTTTTACTGGAAGATTTTTGCCATTACGCCAGATATATGAGAGGCGTGTCAAAAGAAACAGAATGCCGTTATCGAGAGAAAATCTCTTACTTCGCCAAAGCATCCAAAATCACCCTTATCAGCGACGTTTCAGAGAAAACGGTACAAAGCTTCTTTCTTCATGGAAGAAGGGATAAGGAGTGGAAAATCAGCACCTACAGAACCTATTACATGACGTTGGTCGTGTTCTTTCGATGGTGCGTTAAAAACAATCATTTAGAGACAAATTATCTAAAAGATTTTGAATTGCCAAAATTAGAGAAATCACTCCCTAAAAAAATAAGAAAAGAGGAAGCATTGCGATTGTTAGAAATCGCCTATAATTATCCATACACTCAGAAATACCTAAAATATCGAAACCACGCTATTTTCTCTTTATTTTTATTTGCCGGACTTCGAAAGAATGAAGTATTACATTTGAAGTTGGCAGATGTGGATGTTGAAAACTTGAGTATTTTTATACGAATGGGAAAAGGAAATAAAGATCGCATCATTCCTATGGATAGCAATTTGGCAAAAAGTTTGAATCGGTACCTTATAGAGCGTAAGAAAAGCGGTAAAACATGTCCAGAATTTTTTACCAGTTTGAATCTCAACCAAGGGTTTACCAATTCAGGATTGAAACTACTAACCAACAAATTAAAAGAAGCTTCTGGGATTTCCTTTACGATTCACAAGTTGAGACATACTTTTGCTACCTTGATGTTAGAGGGAGGCTGTGATATTTACAGTCTCTCTAAAATGATGGGACATAGTGATATCAAAACCACGACAATATACTTATCTGCAAGTGCAGAGCATCTTCGAGAACAAATACGCAAGCATCCCTTAAACGCATTGGTTGCCTAA
- a CDS encoding JAB domain-containing protein, protein MKSTHVSTQLMSCNEVELHYKRPLFSSMRSITSSQDANEILRDYIHPYVLDVKEFFWTIFLSRANGVLAISTIGSGDISGVMVNIREILQLTLLTNASHLIVAHNHPSGKLVPSERDRKITKKLQQGLLLFDAKLLDHLILTSENFFSFADNGEL, encoded by the coding sequence ATGAAATCAACACATGTATCAACTCAATTGATGAGTTGCAATGAAGTAGAACTTCATTACAAACGCCCTTTATTTTCTTCCATGAGAAGCATTACTTCTTCTCAGGATGCAAATGAGATTCTAAGAGATTATATCCATCCTTATGTATTGGATGTAAAAGAATTCTTTTGGACCATTTTCTTATCTAGAGCCAATGGAGTCCTTGCAATTTCAACCATTGGGTCAGGAGATATTTCTGGAGTAATGGTCAATATTCGAGAGATTTTACAGCTGACTTTACTTACAAATGCTTCTCATTTGATTGTGGCACATAACCACCCTTCTGGAAAATTAGTTCCTTCTGAGAGAGATCGTAAAATCACCAAAAAATTACAACAAGGGTTGCTCTTATTTGATGCCAAGCTATTGGATCATTTGATTTTAACCTCTGAGAACTTTTTCTCTTTTGCAGACAATGGAGAGCTCTAA
- a CDS encoding DNA adenine methylase, with protein sequence MSKTPISYYGGKQNMVTTILPLIPKHRIYTEAFFGGGAVFFAKEQSESETINDIHNMVVNFYQVIQTNFEDLKAKVEATLFSRASYKVALTVYKMPHLFSKLQQAWAFYIGTNMGFSCQIGSWGYDKYGKQVLKLNNKKIKFNEEIYQRLEHVQIEHNDANKVIKSRDNPDAFHYVDPPYFNSCQSFYSGYTEQDFRELLDTLSNIKGKFLLSSYPSEILDTYTKQNGWHTKTFDKPLSAKKGVAGKSRGRKTEVLTANYPISGETL encoded by the coding sequence ATGTCAAAAACCCCAATTTCTTATTATGGAGGCAAACAAAACATGGTCACCACCATATTGCCACTCATTCCCAAACATCGAATCTATACAGAAGCCTTTTTTGGAGGTGGTGCTGTCTTTTTTGCAAAAGAACAAAGCGAATCAGAAACCATCAATGATATCCACAATATGGTCGTTAACTTTTATCAGGTAATTCAAACCAATTTTGAGGATTTAAAAGCCAAAGTCGAGGCGACCTTATTTTCAAGAGCGAGTTACAAAGTGGCATTGACCGTTTATAAAATGCCACACTTGTTTAGCAAACTTCAACAAGCTTGGGCCTTTTATATCGGAACTAATATGGGGTTTTCCTGTCAGATTGGTTCTTGGGGTTATGATAAATATGGAAAACAGGTGCTGAAACTCAATAACAAAAAAATAAAATTTAACGAAGAAATCTATCAGCGTTTAGAGCATGTACAGATTGAACATAATGATGCCAATAAAGTCATTAAAAGCAGAGACAATCCAGATGCTTTTCATTATGTAGATCCTCCTTATTTCAATTCCTGTCAATCTTTTTATAGTGGCTATACTGAGCAGGACTTTAGAGAACTTCTTGACACCTTATCGAATATCAAAGGAAAATTTCTACTGAGTAGCTACCCTTCTGAAATTCTTGATACCTACACTAAACAAAATGGCTGGCACACCAAAACCTTTGACAAACCTCTGTCTGCTAAAAAAGGAGTGGCTGGAAAATCAAGGGGTCGAAAAACGGAGGTTTTAACAGCTAATTACCCTATTTCAGGCGAAACACTCTAA
- a CDS encoding UvrD-helicase domain-containing protein → MTNTSPAEIAALQSLEKIYTCIRDKKSFILEAGAGAGKTYSLNKSLSYILDDQGIFMQRSAQQVACITYTNIAADNFTSTQNNHPALFSGTIHSFCWMILSKFQSELRKLVLTNEKLIELLEEDQNINDFNIEYDFGYRKKEDFILKIHHDDVINFTIEFLKNKKFLKYLSSIFPIILIDEYQDTNEQLVDSILENIVKSETEILIGFFGDSWQKIYGDGCGEINDSSLEVVKKQSNFRSEKNIVETLNKIRPNLQQEVVEPQSSGSIRVYTSNNWTGGWETRNHWQGALPSNQASINLNKVREILKSDEGWTFDNENTKTLMLTHRVLGIEQGYEDIVSAFRYNDSFIKKQDKHIAYFLDVIEPLRELFEQGKYGEMFKLLGRKFPHIKTISDKKDWNDSLTELFQICDNGSVEDVVKHIMLKGKPIIDSGILRREEELNIDIENENELSSSQKELRKLKVIEYSQVRALSKFISGYTPFSTQHGVKGDEFENVLVVFGRGWNQYDWDKFLGLSNPENSNHLGQEDFYIRNRNLFYVACSRPIKNLTLLFTQRLSIKALETLVNWFGEDKITHL, encoded by the coding sequence ATGACTAATACTAGCCCTGCAGAAATTGCTGCATTACAATCATTAGAGAAAATATACACTTGTATTAGAGATAAGAAATCTTTTATTCTAGAAGCAGGTGCTGGAGCAGGAAAAACCTATTCACTAAATAAATCACTTTCCTATATTTTAGATGATCAGGGAATATTCATGCAACGTAGCGCTCAGCAAGTTGCGTGTATTACCTATACTAATATTGCTGCTGATAATTTTACATCTACCCAAAATAATCACCCTGCTTTATTCAGTGGAACTATCCATTCGTTCTGTTGGATGATTTTAAGTAAGTTTCAAAGTGAATTGCGGAAATTAGTATTAACTAATGAAAAATTAATTGAATTACTTGAAGAAGATCAAAATATTAATGATTTCAATATTGAATACGATTTCGGATATAGAAAAAAAGAAGATTTTATTTTAAAAATTCATCATGATGATGTTATTAATTTTACAATTGAATTTCTGAAAAATAAGAAGTTTCTAAAATATTTATCAAGTATTTTTCCCATCATATTAATAGATGAGTATCAAGATACCAATGAGCAATTAGTGGATTCTATTTTAGAGAATATTGTGAAAAGTGAAACAGAAATACTTATTGGTTTTTTTGGGGACAGTTGGCAAAAAATCTATGGTGATGGATGTGGAGAGATAAATGATTCGTCTTTGGAGGTGGTAAAAAAACAGTCGAATTTTCGATCAGAAAAAAACATTGTTGAAACACTCAACAAGATTAGACCTAACCTTCAGCAAGAAGTAGTAGAACCTCAAAGCTCTGGTTCAATTCGTGTATATACTTCAAATAATTGGACTGGTGGATGGGAAACGAGAAACCATTGGCAAGGTGCACTTCCAAGCAATCAAGCTAGCATCAACTTAAATAAAGTACGCGAAATTCTTAAATCCGATGAAGGCTGGACATTTGATAATGAGAATACTAAAACTTTGATGTTAACGCACCGAGTTTTGGGTATTGAACAAGGTTATGAAGATATTGTTTCTGCATTCAGATATAATGATTCTTTTATAAAGAAACAGGATAAACATATTGCTTACTTCCTTGATGTTATTGAACCCTTGAGAGAATTATTTGAACAAGGCAAATACGGTGAAATGTTTAAACTTCTGGGAAGAAAATTTCCTCATATAAAGACAATTTCAGATAAAAAAGATTGGAATGATTCATTAACTGAACTATTTCAAATCTGTGATAATGGGAGTGTTGAAGATGTTGTTAAACATATCATGTTAAAGGGAAAACCAATTATTGATTCAGGCATCTTGAGAAGAGAAGAAGAATTAAATATTGATATAGAAAATGAAAATGAACTTTCATCGTCTCAAAAAGAGTTGAGGAAGCTAAAAGTTATTGAATATTCTCAAGTTCGAGCATTATCTAAATTCATATCTGGTTACACTCCATTTAGCACTCAGCATGGTGTTAAAGGAGATGAGTTTGAAAACGTTCTTGTTGTTTTTGGCAGAGGGTGGAATCAATATGATTGGGACAAATTCTTAGGATTAAGTAATCCGGAAAATAGTAATCATTTAGGTCAAGAGGATTTCTATATACGTAACCGTAATCTCTTTTATGTTGCTTGCTCTCGACCTATAAAGAATTTAACACTATTATTTACTCAGCGACTAAGCATTAAAGCTCTCGAAACATTAGTTAATTGGTTTGGCGAAGATAAAATCACACATCTTTAG
- a CDS encoding CsgG/HfaB family protein, whose amino-acid sequence MKKRIIIILAVIFYATLQSQTLDDKMGEISIKIAKDLRIKKDYVIAIYPFTSLKKKESNLSLHIFEELHTSLKAKEYNFKLMDRGTLDSYLAEHQLNSNRLIDKKTAKDFGKLIAADAYVTGKVYVFGSVINLTIKLTDTETGEIISFNSTKIPIDYDMSQFLEIENWDDKKAKANVNKSQNPNCNSLNIGNHCFSNNSGIPVKVVINSGNSYNYKKELVIPIDTDGCFKDLNVGPYTFEVYRIDRTNIVGTSNVISKGDFTIEKCSSQLQKITNKPIKTISNGKIIKPDFSGKLFTIKINNPNYYARKLTFYNKNNETESIIIGSKSSSEIQLPKGFYRFESITTFTKYKAQESTFILKSDKNIILTKDDFN is encoded by the coding sequence ATGAAAAAAAGGATAATTATTATTTTGGCTGTAATCTTTTATGCTACTCTACAATCACAAACATTAGATGACAAGATGGGAGAGATAAGCATTAAGATAGCCAAAGATTTAAGAATTAAAAAAGATTATGTAATTGCTATTTACCCCTTTACTTCTTTGAAAAAAAAAGAAAGTAATCTGTCATTGCATATCTTTGAAGAGCTTCATACATCACTCAAAGCAAAAGAGTACAATTTTAAACTAATGGATCGAGGAACACTTGATAGTTATTTAGCTGAACATCAATTAAATTCTAATAGACTTATTGATAAAAAAACAGCCAAAGACTTTGGAAAGCTTATTGCTGCAGATGCATACGTTACAGGAAAAGTATACGTTTTTGGTAGTGTTATCAACTTAACTATTAAATTGACAGATACAGAAACAGGTGAAATTATCTCATTTAACTCAACTAAAATACCTATTGATTATGATATGTCTCAATTCCTCGAAATAGAAAATTGGGATGATAAAAAAGCAAAAGCTAATGTTAACAAAAGCCAAAACCCTAACTGTAATTCCCTAAATATTGGAAACCATTGTTTTTCTAATAATTCTGGAATTCCTGTAAAAGTGGTTATAAACTCTGGTAACAGTTACAATTATAAAAAAGAATTAGTGATACCAATTGATACTGATGGTTGTTTTAAAGATTTAAATGTTGGTCCATATACATTTGAGGTTTACAGGATAGATAGAACAAATATTGTTGGTACTTCTAATGTTATTTCAAAAGGAGACTTTACCATTGAGAAATGTAGTTCACAATTACAAAAAATAACCAATAAACCTATTAAAACTATTTCTAATGGAAAAATTATAAAACCTGATTTTTCTGGTAAATTATTTACTATTAAAATTAATAACCCAAATTATTATGCAAGGAAACTGACATTTTATAATAAAAATAACGAAACAGAGTCAATTATTATAGGTAGTAAATCTTCTAGTGAAATTCAATTACCAAAAGGATTTTATAGATTTGAAAGTATTACAACTTTTACAAAGTATAAGGCGCAAGAATCAACTTTTATATTAAAAAGTGATAAAAACATCATATTAACAAAGGATGATTTTAATTAA
- a CDS encoding site-specific integrase, whose protein sequence is MKNFLKVMPEITTPLDLHPYLVHEFFKRLGKRAKRNNREIRVSTIRTYFNKLQVFFNWLEMNDLVEKGSLTSKIIKPPNPKYNDEKALSNALVSKIIASIALHNTDNDEQLKRDLAIIKTLQYSGIRKGELLGLRVQDVDFIQKTLFINSDTSKSKKSRYIPLHYSLRTALKFYLQTRASKNTTSEYLFVSIKRDAPLTRQGMKYWVKKYKRLSGVNFHLHQFRHTFACNLATQGTAIINIKNLLGHATTQMTERYLRSIKTEDARSHIDSLL, encoded by the coding sequence ATGAAAAACTTTTTAAAAGTGATGCCTGAAATCACCACTCCATTGGACTTACATCCTTATTTGGTCCATGAATTTTTTAAAAGATTGGGAAAACGAGCCAAAAGAAATAATCGGGAAATTAGAGTATCTACCATTAGAACCTATTTCAACAAACTCCAGGTGTTTTTTAATTGGTTAGAAATGAATGATTTGGTTGAAAAGGGCTCGTTGACCTCTAAAATCATCAAACCACCAAACCCCAAATATAATGATGAGAAAGCATTAAGTAATGCTCTAGTCTCTAAAATTATAGCATCCATTGCACTTCATAATACGGATAATGATGAGCAATTAAAAAGAGACCTTGCCATCATTAAAACGCTTCAATATTCAGGAATACGCAAAGGAGAACTATTAGGGCTTCGAGTCCAAGATGTGGATTTTATACAAAAAACCCTTTTCATCAACAGCGATACCTCCAAGTCCAAAAAAAGCAGGTATATTCCTCTTCATTATTCCTTAAGAACCGCTTTAAAATTTTACCTCCAAACTCGAGCATCAAAAAATACAACTTCGGAATATCTATTTGTTTCTATCAAAAGAGATGCGCCATTGACACGACAGGGAATGAAGTATTGGGTGAAAAAATACAAACGTTTATCAGGTGTAAACTTTCATCTGCATCAGTTCCGACATACGTTTGCTTGTAATTTAGCCACTCAAGGCACAGCCATCATCAATATTAAAAACTTGTTGGGACATGCTACGACACAAATGACAGAGCGTTATTTACGTTCTATCAAAACAGAAGATGCTCGATCACACATCGATAGCCTTCTGTAA
- a CDS encoding DUF4240 domain-containing protein, with the protein MSNFNSKLKRINVPLVDHKYWSCIEKVNSLRLKNDIFHSILKEKLQGYSLADIKGFHLKTNQLVENIKSRELQHIAIQMSDIGCSDDGLDYFIYWVISQGKLVYQNTKLNPKSLIINYRVGGIHNYEEFGYVAYEVFYDKTNEDLKDYLN; encoded by the coding sequence ATGAGTAATTTTAATTCCAAATTAAAAAGAATAAATGTTCCTTTAGTAGATCATAAATACTGGAGTTGCATTGAAAAAGTTAATTCTTTGAGATTAAAAAACGATATCTTCCACAGCATATTGAAAGAAAAATTACAAGGATATTCGCTTGCGGATATTAAAGGATTTCATCTCAAAACTAATCAACTAGTAGAAAATATCAAAAGTAGAGAGTTGCAACATATTGCAATTCAAATGAGCGATATTGGTTGTTCTGATGATGGATTAGATTATTTTATTTATTGGGTTATTTCTCAAGGAAAGCTAGTTTATCAGAATACAAAATTGAACCCAAAAAGTCTTATTATAAATTATAGAGTTGGTGGAATTCATAACTATGAAGAATTTGGATATGTTGCCTATGAAGTATTTTATGATAAAACAAATGAAGACTTAAAAGATTATTTAAATTAA
- a CDS encoding helix-turn-helix domain-containing protein — protein MTFIAIMYIINYLKQARRSANLTLQDMAYLLDMDFSNLSKYETGKKQPPARVIIAYHIITKTPLKKLFKYSLLGVIDAVSSKTTSLISQLEDEMTTPKLKKRILALYEVLNNIGCLQEVSEKEHDSE, from the coding sequence ATGACTTTTATAGCAATTATGTATATTATCAATTACTTAAAACAAGCACGACGTAGTGCAAACTTAACCCTTCAAGATATGGCCTATCTTTTGGATATGGATTTTTCAAACCTATCCAAATATGAAACGGGAAAGAAGCAACCTCCTGCTCGTGTGATCATAGCGTATCACATTATTACAAAAACACCATTGAAAAAACTGTTCAAATATAGTCTGCTTGGAGTGATTGATGCAGTTTCTAGCAAAACGACCTCTTTGATTAGTCAGTTGGAAGATGAGATGACGACTCCCAAACTCAAGAAAAGGATTCTTGCGTTGTATGAGGTGTTGAATAACATCGGATGTTTACAAGAAGTGAGTGAAAAAGAGCATGACAGCGAATAG